In Arthrobacter sp. StoSoilB5, one genomic interval encodes:
- a CDS encoding NAD-dependent succinate-semialdehyde dehydrogenase — protein MAITETLYRNDLFIDGSWLPGSRAKRIDVVNPSDDTVITTVADASPEDAASAVDAAAGVLESWSAVPPRQRAEILRRAFELMTERAEELAQLISLENGKSLADARSEIGYAAEFFRWYSEEAVRILGEISLAPAGANRILVQHQPIGVCLLVTPWNFPAAMATRKIAPALAAGCTTVLKPATATPLTAYAIAEILAEAGVPAGVVNVITTSSTSEVINKLLHDPRVRKLSFTGSTEVGRVLLHEAADQVIKCSMELGGNAPFIVLADADLDKALEGVMVAKMRNGGQACTAANRIYVHSSLHDRFARMIADRFASLVVGPGTDDQTQCGPLVDHASVNKVIDLIDDACDRGAQLLVGGSAPERAGSYCLPTVLANVPPESRLVAEEIFGPVAALIPFEDTADAIAAANNTEYGLSAYVYSGDLANGLRVAEKLESGMVAVNRGLVSDPAAPFGGVKQSGLGREGAHHGMLEFTEAKYIAVDW, from the coding sequence TTGGCCATCACCGAAACCCTTTACCGCAACGACCTTTTTATCGATGGATCCTGGCTGCCCGGCAGCCGTGCCAAGCGCATCGACGTGGTCAATCCGTCTGACGACACGGTGATCACCACCGTTGCCGATGCGTCCCCCGAGGACGCCGCCTCCGCCGTCGATGCCGCCGCGGGCGTACTGGAGTCCTGGTCGGCGGTGCCGCCGCGGCAGCGCGCCGAGATCCTGCGTCGTGCGTTCGAGCTGATGACCGAGCGCGCTGAGGAGCTCGCGCAGCTGATCTCGTTGGAGAACGGCAAGTCGCTAGCCGACGCCCGTAGCGAGATCGGCTACGCGGCCGAGTTCTTTCGCTGGTATTCCGAGGAAGCGGTCCGGATCCTCGGAGAGATTTCGCTGGCTCCCGCCGGAGCGAACCGGATCTTGGTGCAGCACCAACCTATAGGCGTATGCCTGCTGGTGACGCCCTGGAATTTCCCAGCCGCCATGGCCACCCGCAAGATCGCCCCCGCACTCGCCGCCGGTTGCACGACGGTCCTTAAGCCGGCTACCGCGACCCCGCTGACCGCCTATGCGATCGCCGAGATCCTGGCCGAAGCCGGGGTGCCGGCCGGCGTGGTCAATGTCATCACCACGAGCAGCACCTCGGAGGTGATCAACAAACTGCTGCACGATCCACGGGTGCGCAAGTTGTCCTTCACCGGATCTACCGAGGTCGGGAGGGTGTTGCTGCACGAGGCCGCCGACCAGGTGATCAAATGCTCCATGGAGCTGGGTGGCAACGCGCCATTCATCGTGTTGGCCGACGCCGATCTGGACAAGGCACTTGAGGGCGTAATGGTGGCCAAGATGCGCAACGGCGGCCAGGCCTGCACTGCAGCCAACCGCATTTACGTGCACTCGTCGTTGCATGACCGGTTCGCCAGAATGATCGCAGACCGGTTCGCCAGCCTGGTGGTGGGCCCGGGCACCGACGACCAGACCCAATGCGGGCCGCTCGTGGACCATGCGAGCGTGAACAAGGTCATCGACCTCATCGACGACGCGTGCGACCGCGGGGCGCAACTGCTGGTCGGCGGCTCGGCTCCTGAACGCGCCGGCTCCTATTGCCTGCCAACGGTTCTCGCCAACGTTCCACCGGAGTCCCGGCTGGTCGCCGAGGAGATCTTCGGGCCGGTCGCCGCCTTGATCCCGTTCGAGGACACCGCCGATGCAATCGCCGCAGCCAACAACACTGAGTACGGGCTAAGCGCCTACGTGTACAGCGGTGATCTAGCTAACGGGCTGCGGGTAGCCGAGAAACTGGAAAGCGGTATGGTCGCCGTCAACCGCGGCCTCGTATCGGACCCAGCGGCACCGTTCGGTGGCGTCAAACAATCGGGTCTGGGCCGCGAAGGCGCCCACCACGGCATGCTGGAGTTCACCGAGGCCAAGTACATCGCAGTGGATTGGTGA
- a CDS encoding Ldh family oxidoreductase, producing MIAIESVRVSLDDAMQAAVQALLAAGVPAENAHLQADLLIDAEARGLPSHGLLRLPRVIERIRNRVADPVAIGRISWRGDALASVDGQNGLGPVVGVHALDAISERCSNGAGVAAAAVRSCNHLGMLAWYARRIADRGQVCIAMTTSEALMHPYGGRIAMVGSNPIAIGVPAQPRPLVFDMATSLVSMGKIHDHANRKAQLAPGWALDEDGEETVDAERAKRGSIAPFGGAKGYGLGLAFEVLVTALTGAALGRDVVGTLDSIHPSNKGDVFIVAEAGFGEAVSEYLAAVRTSPPVDPANPVRAPGDSSDVRRDRAATEGITLPGALWDEICTLPLNF from the coding sequence TTGATTGCAATTGAATCTGTACGCGTCAGTCTCGATGACGCGATGCAGGCCGCGGTACAGGCGCTGCTTGCGGCGGGCGTTCCCGCAGAGAACGCACACCTGCAGGCCGATCTGCTCATCGACGCGGAGGCCCGAGGGCTGCCGTCCCACGGTCTGTTGCGCCTGCCGAGGGTAATCGAGCGGATCCGCAACCGGGTCGCTGACCCGGTTGCCATTGGACGGATTAGTTGGCGCGGGGATGCGCTGGCGTCAGTCGACGGCCAGAACGGTCTCGGCCCTGTGGTCGGGGTCCATGCCCTTGACGCAATTTCGGAGCGTTGCTCGAACGGTGCTGGCGTCGCCGCGGCTGCTGTGCGTTCGTGCAACCATCTGGGCATGCTGGCATGGTATGCGCGAAGAATCGCGGACCGTGGCCAAGTGTGTATCGCCATGACCACCAGCGAGGCGCTTATGCACCCCTACGGCGGGCGGATCGCAATGGTCGGGTCCAACCCGATTGCGATCGGAGTGCCGGCGCAACCGCGGCCCCTGGTGTTCGACATGGCCACCTCACTGGTGTCGATGGGCAAGATCCACGACCACGCCAACCGCAAAGCCCAGCTAGCACCGGGTTGGGCCCTCGACGAGGATGGAGAGGAAACCGTCGATGCCGAGCGGGCCAAGCGTGGTTCCATCGCCCCGTTCGGCGGCGCCAAAGGCTATGGCTTAGGGCTCGCATTCGAGGTGCTGGTCACCGCACTCACTGGGGCCGCACTGGGTCGCGACGTGGTCGGCACGCTCGACTCGATCCACCCGTCCAATAAGGGCGATGTGTTCATCGTGGCCGAAGCCGGTTTCGGGGAGGCGGTTTCTGAATACCTGGCTGCCGTGCGGACATCGCCGCCGGTCGATCCAGCTAATCCGGTCCGGGCTCCCGGGGATTCATCGGATGTCCGCCGCGACCGCGCCGCCACGGAGGGCATCACGCTTCCCGGTGCCCTCTGGGATGAGATCTGCACGCTGCCCCTGAACTTTTGA
- a CDS encoding NAD(P)-dependent oxidoreductase — MAAGAEPSVLADALSRADVLSLHAPALPETRHMIGAAELALLRPGATLINTARGSLVDTAALERACASCRLDATRTYPSGSDSSRCTVTERSQARGSWLQPDFRVAGNAER, encoded by the coding sequence ATGGCGGCGGGCGCCGAACCGTCAGTCCTGGCCGATGCCCTCTCGCGTGCGGATGTCCTGTCGTTGCATGCCCCTGCCCTGCCGGAGACGCGGCACATGATCGGGGCGGCGGAGCTTGCGCTGCTTCGGCCGGGAGCGACGCTGATCAACACTGCCCGCGGGTCGCTGGTGGACACCGCGGCTCTGGAACGGGCGTGTGCCTCGTGTCGGCTGGACGCCACACGAACGTATCCCAGTGGGTCCGATTCCAGCCGGTGTACGGTGACTGAGCGAAGTCAGGCTCGAGGTTCATGGCTGCAGCCAGACTTTCGAGTTGCGGGCAATGCCGAGAGATAA
- a CDS encoding iron-containing alcohol dehydrogenase yields MNFTATTDSPHGGGIGPVASGTSCGLLRLPRTILFGAGQRRALGSITAGYGRNVLICTDARLGTSPDLAELTASLNANGVSVNVFDRTEPELPLSGVVECVAGLAHTPIDSVIGFGGGSCIDMAKVVALLLSHGGQPSDYYGENAVPGPILPVIAVPTTAGTGSEATPVAVIADPDRAMKVGISSPHLVPQAAICDPELTYSCPASLTAASGIDAVVHLVESYTAVRRTPTAELSSERVFIGKSMFSDSAALEGLSLMGRSLLTAQREPSNGDARRDVMLASFLGGVAIGTGGTSAAHALQYPIGAATHTPHGFGVGALLPYVTRYNLPARVSEFAAIGASLGVASGVDPWTDAVSAIEALDAIVDGLAVPTIAELGVNEADLPTIAEQGLLAKRLVDNNPRQLDQAAMFTIMTNAFRGDRTMPDSRPDKN; encoded by the coding sequence ATGAACTTCACCGCGACCACCGACTCTCCACACGGAGGAGGTATCGGGCCCGTTGCGTCCGGAACGTCCTGCGGACTGCTGCGGCTACCGCGCACCATCTTGTTCGGTGCGGGACAGCGCCGAGCGCTCGGCTCCATCACGGCCGGTTACGGCCGCAACGTGCTGATCTGCACGGACGCCCGGCTTGGGACATCGCCCGACCTCGCCGAACTGACCGCCAGCCTCAACGCCAATGGCGTGTCCGTGAACGTTTTCGACCGGACGGAACCTGAGCTTCCACTGTCTGGGGTGGTCGAATGCGTCGCTGGTCTGGCCCATACTCCGATCGACTCCGTGATCGGGTTCGGTGGCGGCAGCTGCATCGACATGGCAAAGGTCGTGGCACTGCTGCTGTCCCACGGCGGCCAGCCGTCCGACTACTACGGGGAAAACGCCGTGCCCGGGCCCATACTGCCGGTCATCGCTGTCCCGACGACCGCGGGCACGGGTTCGGAGGCCACGCCTGTGGCCGTCATCGCCGATCCGGACCGAGCCATGAAGGTCGGCATCTCCAGCCCGCATCTTGTGCCGCAGGCAGCTATTTGCGATCCCGAGCTAACCTACTCGTGCCCAGCGTCGCTCACCGCCGCATCCGGAATCGATGCCGTCGTGCACCTGGTCGAGTCGTACACCGCTGTGAGACGCACGCCGACCGCAGAGCTTAGCTCGGAACGGGTCTTCATCGGGAAATCGATGTTTAGCGATTCCGCTGCCCTGGAAGGGCTTTCACTGATGGGGCGAAGTCTGTTGACTGCCCAGCGGGAGCCGTCGAACGGCGATGCACGCCGCGACGTGATGCTCGCGTCCTTCCTCGGCGGTGTGGCGATAGGGACCGGTGGGACATCGGCTGCACACGCCCTGCAGTACCCGATCGGGGCTGCCACTCACACACCACACGGATTCGGCGTCGGCGCGCTGTTGCCGTACGTGACCCGCTACAACCTTCCGGCCCGGGTCAGTGAATTCGCCGCCATCGGCGCCTCGCTCGGCGTTGCCTCCGGCGTTGACCCCTGGACTGACGCCGTGTCGGCGATCGAAGCGCTGGACGCCATCGTCGATGGGCTCGCCGTGCCGACCATCGCCGAGCTTGGCGTGAACGAAGCAGACCTGCCGACGATCGCCGAGCAGGGTCTGCTGGCCAAACGGCTGGTCGACAACAATCCCCGGCAGCTCGATCAGGCCGCGATGTTCACCATCATGACGAACGCTTTCCGGGGCGACCGCACGATGCCTGACTCCAGGCCCGACAAAAACTAG
- a CDS encoding amino acid ABC transporter permease, producing MEFDVGILLQQLTSLDFAKGALLSVGVGVLSLILATLIGFTLALGKTSGNRWAQTAASAYIWIFRAIPALLVLLIIWNALPQLFPVLRQDWFSPFLAAFVGLGIVEAAFMAEIIRSALLSVDEGQYLAARALGMSPSKVMTKVILPQVVRIALPPTGNEFIGLIKLSSLASVISLQELLTTAQIAVNVTFRYAEFYTVAIVYYLIIVSVLTLIQGAVEKKFLWTSRRSPARVDNPAVEETVKKGASA from the coding sequence ATGGAATTCGATGTCGGAATACTTCTCCAACAACTCACAAGCCTAGACTTCGCCAAGGGCGCCTTGCTTTCCGTCGGCGTAGGGGTGCTCTCCCTTATCCTCGCCACGCTCATCGGCTTCACGCTCGCCCTCGGGAAGACCTCGGGCAACCGGTGGGCGCAAACCGCCGCGTCGGCGTACATCTGGATATTCCGGGCAATCCCGGCACTTCTTGTGCTGCTCATCATCTGGAACGCGTTGCCGCAACTCTTTCCGGTATTGCGTCAGGACTGGTTCTCGCCCTTCCTTGCAGCGTTCGTCGGCCTGGGCATCGTCGAGGCCGCGTTCATGGCTGAAATTATCCGATCGGCGCTCCTGAGCGTCGACGAGGGCCAGTACCTCGCGGCAAGGGCACTCGGGATGTCTCCGTCCAAGGTGATGACCAAGGTCATCCTGCCGCAGGTCGTCCGCATAGCGCTCCCTCCGACCGGGAACGAGTTCATCGGACTCATAAAGCTATCCTCGCTGGCTTCCGTGATCTCACTCCAAGAGCTTCTCACCACAGCTCAAATTGCGGTAAACGTCACCTTCCGCTATGCCGAGTTCTACACGGTCGCCATCGTTTACTACCTGATCATCGTCTCGGTCCTAACTCTCATCCAGGGTGCCGTAGAGAAGAAGTTCCTCTGGACCTCGCGGAGGTCCCCCGCCCGGGTGGACAACCCGGCGGTCGAGGAAACCGTCAAGAAAGGAGCGAGTGCATGA
- a CDS encoding AsnC family transcriptional regulator encodes MANETIDEGIFHALQQDGRASFSDLARRLGIPRAVVAARFGELTAFGGLRIAAAVHPRVLGFNAMARLAVETSLPTSEVAGAIKDMGGCHFLSLATGRAGIVAEFTLPYIADLYERIDQIRRLRGVEGVDTHIYREIAKSQLISIDPPTPGITIDQTDLGLMAILQEDGRAGFNALGNAVGLSTNGARTRVMRLIGSNVIRIGATRLRPGSLAIGFGVRTSGAPDEAIAYFSALPETEFVATCIGRYDFIATVVLETAAQSVNVRDDALRLPSVRSVDSWVHTSIIHERYEQTIDAQTPGPDTTLTDDQHA; translated from the coding sequence GTGGCTAACGAGACCATTGACGAGGGCATTTTCCATGCGCTTCAGCAGGACGGCCGCGCTTCTTTCAGCGACCTTGCCCGGCGGCTGGGGATCCCGAGGGCGGTGGTCGCTGCCAGATTCGGAGAGTTGACCGCCTTCGGTGGCCTCAGGATCGCAGCCGCCGTGCACCCTCGCGTGCTTGGGTTCAACGCAATGGCCCGGCTCGCCGTCGAAACTTCACTCCCCACATCGGAAGTAGCCGGGGCAATCAAGGACATGGGCGGCTGTCACTTCCTGTCCCTCGCGACCGGCCGCGCCGGAATCGTCGCAGAGTTCACACTTCCTTACATTGCGGACCTCTACGAACGGATCGACCAGATCCGACGACTGCGAGGGGTCGAAGGAGTCGACACCCATATCTACCGCGAAATTGCCAAGAGCCAGCTCATTAGCATCGATCCCCCCACACCAGGCATCACGATCGATCAGACGGACCTCGGGCTCATGGCGATCCTCCAGGAAGACGGTCGAGCCGGATTCAACGCGCTCGGAAACGCTGTCGGACTTTCCACCAACGGTGCGCGTACCCGTGTTATGCGGCTAATTGGCTCGAACGTCATCCGCATCGGCGCGACCAGGCTGCGGCCCGGATCCCTCGCCATAGGGTTCGGAGTCAGGACATCCGGAGCACCAGATGAGGCCATCGCCTATTTCTCAGCCCTTCCGGAAACCGAATTTGTCGCCACATGCATCGGACGGTACGACTTCATAGCGACCGTCGTACTCGAAACAGCCGCTCAGTCGGTCAACGTGCGCGACGACGCTTTGCGCCTCCCATCCGTGCGCTCGGTCGATTCGTGGGTGCACACCTCCATCATCCACGAGCGCTACGAGCAAACCATCGATGCGCAGACTCCGGGGCCAGATACCACTTTGACCGACGATCAGCACGCATGA
- a CDS encoding transporter substrate-binding domain-containing protein: MDYYENGSSGDVIGFDADVSRALAKRWGLEAKFAVSAFDGLLPGLQGKRCDVMLSGLYINETRLATFDAAAVTKTGPMIVTTTAKQNDFTKPTDLCGLSVTAQASSANAGKVKSLATDCAALGKPAPKLLEYPKVSESVLSVLNGRADALVETDVDAAYIASQNEGKLVAVRGGYPQDIKTGMYTRKGDTLTAPAAEGIKALRADGTLAKIAEQYKLDKSMVDVG, encoded by the coding sequence ATGGACTACTACGAGAACGGCTCGAGCGGAGACGTCATTGGCTTTGACGCCGACGTCTCGCGCGCCCTTGCCAAGCGTTGGGGCCTTGAGGCTAAGTTTGCGGTGAGCGCGTTCGACGGCCTCCTGCCCGGCCTTCAGGGCAAGCGCTGCGATGTCATGCTCAGCGGTCTCTACATCAATGAGACCCGCCTTGCCACGTTTGACGCCGCTGCTGTGACGAAAACCGGCCCGATGATCGTCACGACCACAGCGAAGCAGAATGATTTCACGAAGCCCACCGATCTTTGCGGACTGTCCGTAACCGCCCAGGCATCGAGCGCGAATGCTGGGAAGGTCAAGTCCCTTGCAACCGATTGCGCGGCATTGGGCAAACCCGCGCCCAAGCTCCTCGAGTACCCCAAGGTTTCCGAGAGTGTCCTCTCCGTGCTCAACGGCAGGGCGGACGCGCTCGTCGAAACCGACGTGGACGCCGCATACATAGCGTCACAGAACGAAGGCAAGCTCGTGGCAGTCCGCGGCGGCTACCCGCAGGACATCAAGACCGGTATGTACACCCGCAAGGGCGACACTCTCACCGCGCCCGCAGCCGAGGGCATCAAGGCATTGCGCGCGGACGGAACCCTTGCAAAGATCGCCGAGCAGTACAAGCTCGACAAGTCCATGGTTGACGTCGGCTGA
- a CDS encoding glycoside hydrolase family 99-like domain-containing protein, protein MTDNSPSHVKKSSSPSPTVGAYYFPNYHVDPRNEDWHGTGWTEWELVKRAEPRWDGHQQPRIPLRGYEDEADPAVMADKIAMATTHGVNAFLFDWYWYSGRPYLQRALEDGFMPRAEAGGIQFALMWANHDWTNIHPMKRGTPQTIQEHGGLDADQFRAATDYMIDQYFGHPSYLHIDGRPVLQIYDLPTLVHGLGSIDAARASLDDLRKRVANAGLGDLHLNAIVKDVTVLPQESAGFDGPGLVAALGFDSATSYVWVHHVELPELETPYSAVAEEAADGWEVLSSRYSVPYYPNVTVGWDSSPRTVQSDLFDPAQGYPHTNTIAEATPAEFGKALERARAFAQQSGSPLVTINAWNEWTEGTYLEPDTLHLHGHLEEILRVFGGHKL, encoded by the coding sequence ATGACCGATAACTCACCTTCGCATGTCAAGAAGTCCTCATCACCTAGCCCGACTGTCGGCGCCTACTACTTTCCCAATTACCATGTCGATCCCCGAAATGAGGACTGGCATGGAACAGGGTGGACCGAGTGGGAACTGGTAAAGCGCGCCGAGCCACGCTGGGATGGTCATCAGCAACCGCGCATCCCGTTGCGCGGTTATGAGGACGAGGCGGATCCCGCCGTCATGGCGGACAAGATCGCGATGGCCACGACTCACGGTGTGAACGCGTTTCTCTTCGACTGGTACTGGTACAGTGGCCGACCTTACCTGCAGCGCGCTCTTGAGGATGGGTTCATGCCTCGAGCCGAGGCGGGCGGCATCCAGTTCGCATTGATGTGGGCAAACCACGACTGGACCAACATTCACCCCATGAAGCGGGGGACGCCGCAGACAATCCAGGAGCACGGTGGCCTCGATGCCGACCAGTTCCGTGCTGCGACCGACTACATGATCGACCAGTACTTCGGACATCCGAGTTATCTGCACATCGATGGCCGCCCGGTACTGCAAATTTACGACCTTCCTACGTTGGTGCACGGATTGGGCAGCATTGATGCCGCTCGCGCCTCCCTTGACGACTTGCGCAAGCGCGTCGCTAATGCGGGGCTAGGCGATCTCCATCTGAACGCCATCGTGAAGGATGTCACCGTCCTGCCGCAAGAAAGCGCCGGCTTCGACGGGCCGGGCTTGGTCGCCGCCCTTGGCTTCGACAGCGCGACCTCCTATGTGTGGGTTCACCATGTCGAGCTGCCTGAACTTGAGACGCCGTATTCTGCGGTCGCAGAAGAAGCTGCGGACGGTTGGGAAGTTCTCTCGTCGCGCTACAGTGTCCCCTACTATCCCAACGTCACGGTCGGCTGGGACTCCTCGCCCCGCACGGTGCAGTCCGATCTCTTCGACCCGGCCCAAGGCTATCCCCACACCAACACCATCGCCGAGGCCACACCGGCGGAGTTCGGGAAGGCGCTGGAGCGAGCCCGCGCCTTCGCTCAGCAATCCGGTTCGCCCCTGGTCACCATTAACGCCTGGAACGAGTGGACCGAGGGCACGTATCTTGAGCCCGACACGCTCCATCTCCACGGCCATCTTGAAGAGATACTTCGCGTCTTCGGAGGCCACAAGCTCTGA
- a CDS encoding C-terminal binding protein, whose amino-acid sequence MSIDTRPLAVYTDLEDMEFSAGIALLEENGYRVEYLATEDPEEIIQGARGAEALLISYARLTASMMDALPDLKIISLCSMGTDQVDVNAARERGIWVTALPGVSAEEVATHALAMALSVVRELPFFHDNAARGNWLARPDAALPRLSEQRLGLIGLGRIGSRVGAIASPLFGEVIAYDPYLPETAQTAASLERDGIRRTSLEEVLSTSTVVSLHVPLTEATHHLIDAEALATMRPGSVLVNVSRGKLVDSYALRDAIDNGHLRGAALDVLETEPAPQGHPLIGHPKVLVTPHVAFLSERSHAEYIRIQAQNVITLRNTGTPDTPLFDAAQGRTKEPVSE is encoded by the coding sequence ATGTCCATTGATACACGCCCCCTCGCCGTTTACACAGACCTGGAGGACATGGAATTCTCCGCTGGCATCGCCCTCCTCGAGGAGAACGGCTACCGTGTCGAATACCTCGCAACCGAAGACCCGGAAGAGATCATCCAGGGTGCCCGGGGAGCCGAAGCACTCCTGATCAGCTACGCCCGCCTGACCGCCTCGATGATGGACGCCCTGCCGGATCTGAAGATTATCTCCCTCTGCTCTATGGGAACCGACCAGGTCGACGTCAATGCGGCCCGGGAGCGGGGGATATGGGTTACAGCGCTGCCAGGGGTCTCGGCTGAAGAGGTAGCAACCCACGCTCTCGCCATGGCCCTCAGTGTCGTCCGGGAACTGCCCTTTTTCCACGACAATGCCGCCCGGGGAAACTGGCTGGCCCGGCCCGACGCTGCCCTTCCACGACTGAGTGAACAGCGCCTTGGGCTTATCGGACTCGGGAGAATCGGCAGCCGCGTCGGCGCGATCGCCAGCCCTTTGTTCGGCGAAGTCATCGCCTACGATCCATACCTGCCCGAAACAGCCCAGACCGCCGCCAGCCTCGAACGCGATGGGATACGGCGCACGAGCCTTGAAGAGGTTCTCAGCACATCGACAGTCGTCTCGCTCCACGTCCCACTCACCGAGGCTACCCACCACCTCATCGACGCCGAAGCACTTGCCACTATGCGTCCCGGCAGCGTCCTGGTCAACGTCAGCCGGGGGAAACTTGTCGACAGCTACGCGCTGCGGGACGCCATCGACAACGGTCACCTCCGCGGTGCCGCCCTGGACGTCCTCGAAACCGAGCCCGCCCCACAGGGACATCCCCTCATCGGCCACCCCAAGGTTCTCGTAACCCCCCACGTGGCATTCCTCTCCGAACGCAGCCACGCGGAATACATCCGCATCCAAGCCCAGAACGTCATTACCCTGCGGAACACGGGAACCCCGGACACTCCGCTTTTTGATGCCGCCCAAGGTCGGACCAAGGAACCGGTCAGCGAGTAG
- a CDS encoding acetoacetate decarboxylase family protein, which yields MTEPSGFLFPRSPEGRASLIPPPPWYYAATAATIEYRTNPDNVRALLPEQLALDEDDPGLVAMVFTDVQSCSEGGEELLDPIRSQYGEALLAVKARYRGVLYTRIAYVWVTRDFSLGRGIHMGYPKKIGSVHMTRPFPYGRAPRVEPGGRFGASLAAADHRLAEARFTLREQVDRGPSVTSRPLLHSRLLRSIEIGGADSLDELVVHSEVELESGRPWAADAELRLFESPVDELAALSVDEIVGAYYQQGASRWEGGILLSAQLSAERPAGP from the coding sequence ATGACCGAGCCCAGTGGTTTTTTATTTCCGCGTTCTCCGGAGGGACGTGCAAGTCTGATCCCCCCGCCGCCTTGGTATTACGCAGCCACCGCAGCGACTATTGAGTACCGTACAAATCCCGATAATGTTCGTGCCTTGCTGCCCGAGCAGTTGGCCTTGGACGAGGACGACCCTGGCCTTGTGGCTATGGTCTTCACCGATGTCCAGTCCTGTTCCGAAGGGGGAGAGGAACTCCTCGACCCGATCCGGTCCCAGTACGGCGAGGCTTTGCTAGCAGTCAAGGCACGGTATCGGGGGGTTCTATACACGCGGATCGCCTACGTTTGGGTAACCCGCGATTTCTCCCTCGGCCGCGGCATTCACATGGGGTATCCGAAGAAGATCGGTTCGGTCCATATGACCCGACCCTTCCCGTATGGGCGGGCGCCGCGCGTGGAGCCGGGTGGTCGCTTCGGCGCAAGCCTGGCTGCCGCCGACCATCGACTGGCTGAGGCCCGATTCACATTGCGCGAGCAGGTAGACCGCGGCCCGTCGGTAACGAGTCGACCCTTGCTGCACAGCCGCTTGCTCAGGTCCATCGAAATAGGAGGGGCCGATAGCCTCGACGAGCTCGTCGTCCACAGCGAGGTCGAACTTGAGAGCGGCCGTCCGTGGGCGGCTGACGCCGAGCTGCGTCTATTCGAGTCCCCGGTGGATGAACTCGCCGCGCTTTCCGTAGACGAGATCGTGGGTGCTTACTACCAGCAGGGCGCTAGCCGGTGGGAGGGTGGAATCCTGCTCAGCGCCCAGCTAAGCGCGGAACGTCCGGCTGGACCGTAG
- a CDS encoding TIM barrel protein, protein MTFRSHAPADVIRFAVDAHLKAIEWGGDIHVPAGDVVCAKEVRDRTVDGGLAVASYGSYLRLGSSTGSEQEAVVETAVALGAPRIRVWAGTRGSAAAEPHHWAGVVHDAREFTDTAASADVLVGLEFHGGTLTDRAESTAALLSEIERERGLGTYWQPPQGMPDVEALRGLDLLAGNVLAVHAFSWWPTDERRPLADRFDLWCAVLERMHGQRSLNDVLFEFVLGDSATQLARDAGTLLRLIEEVSREARPELPEVAAARQAAT, encoded by the coding sequence GTGACGTTTCGTTCGCACGCTCCTGCGGACGTTATCCGCTTTGCAGTCGACGCCCACTTGAAAGCGATTGAGTGGGGCGGTGACATCCACGTGCCAGCCGGCGACGTCGTCTGCGCCAAGGAGGTCAGGGATCGTACAGTCGATGGGGGACTGGCAGTTGCCTCTTACGGCTCCTACCTTCGCCTTGGCTCTAGCACGGGGTCGGAACAGGAGGCAGTGGTAGAAACGGCCGTTGCGTTGGGAGCACCGCGGATACGGGTCTGGGCGGGCACACGAGGCTCGGCCGCCGCGGAGCCTCATCACTGGGCGGGGGTAGTCCACGATGCCAGGGAATTCACCGACACAGCAGCTTCTGCGGACGTGTTGGTGGGACTTGAGTTCCACGGCGGAACCCTGACTGACCGTGCCGAGTCCACTGCGGCGCTCCTGTCGGAGATCGAACGTGAGAGAGGGCTGGGAACGTATTGGCAGCCACCCCAGGGAATGCCTGATGTGGAGGCGCTCAGGGGCCTGGACCTGCTGGCCGGGAACGTGCTTGCCGTGCATGCCTTTTCGTGGTGGCCCACGGACGAGCGGAGACCGCTCGCGGACAGATTTGACTTGTGGTGCGCGGTTCTGGAGCGGATGCACGGGCAGCGCAGCCTCAACGATGTCCTGTTCGAATTCGTTCTCGGCGACTCAGCGACCCAGCTAGCTCGCGACGCCGGGACACTGCTTCGCCTGATTGAGGAAGTCTCGCGCGAGGCACGCCCTGAACTGCCAGAGGTTGCGGCAGCGCGCCAGGCCGCGACTTAG